A single region of the Halorubrum depositum genome encodes:
- a CDS encoding zinc ribbon domain-containing protein: MKTCPRCESSIDDEARYCVDCGAPQTEAAAEELDEYVQQQARQVAADSGAAGGGGGGSGGSDSGGDGVAGFVPTEELTDREQLWRRGCYVAGYGTIVVALTLVPQVGAFLLILGGIAILPPVRRLTAEPLGSPLKREVMAGLYAIFGVLGAALLAFL, from the coding sequence ATGAAGACCTGTCCCCGGTGCGAGTCGTCGATCGACGACGAGGCCCGCTACTGCGTCGACTGCGGCGCCCCCCAGACCGAGGCGGCCGCCGAGGAGCTCGACGAGTACGTGCAGCAACAGGCCCGGCAGGTCGCCGCCGACTCGGGGGCGGCGGGCGGCGGAGGTGGAGGTAGCGGCGGAAGCGACTCGGGCGGTGACGGCGTCGCCGGCTTCGTCCCGACCGAGGAGCTCACCGACCGCGAACAGCTCTGGCGGCGCGGCTGCTACGTCGCGGGGTACGGGACGATCGTCGTCGCGCTCACGCTGGTTCCGCAGGTCGGCGCCTTCCTCCTGATCCTCGGCGGGATCGCGATCCTCCCGCCGGTCCGTCGACTGACGGCGGAGCCGCTCGGGAGCCCGCTGAAACGCGAGGTGATGGCCGGGTTGTACGCGATATTCGGGGTGCTCGGCGCGGCGCTGCTGGCATTCCT